The sequence below is a genomic window from Brachionichthys hirsutus isolate HB-005 unplaced genomic scaffold, CSIRO-AGI_Bhir_v1 contig_577, whole genome shotgun sequence.
AGCATGTCATCGTGTCGATTCATCTGAGTTTCCAGGGATGCTGTAGGGAAGCAGAAATTCATGAACCAGCTTCTGATCGAGTGTGTTTGAGTCCCCGTACACATGAACCTCGTGCCCACCCCAGACCTCTCCAAATAGTCCACGGACCTCGGGAAGTCGTTGCAAGACCTTTGCAATTAGTCCCTTAACCACAGAATCTAGTTTGGATATTAGTcccaaaggacagggtgaagtggagaaggcccCCATCACGGGGCAAGActaaagtacagtagtactctTACCCAGAGTATGTGTTGTGGATCCGGAGCTGCTGCGTCCCCCTTGTTCCAGAGCATTCAGTCTCGTCCGGACATTGTCCAGCGTCCCCCTCACGTTCTCCACCTCGTCTCTAAGAGCACGAAGAGAGCGAagctccagctccacctccagcagcttctcagAGTGAGAACTCATGAGTTTCTGTAGTCAGGGAGGAGCGAGATGACCGGCTATCCAGGTTGGCAATGTTACTATGCAGTgtatctaccccccccccccccccccccatacatagTGGACCAATAACACCTTGTTGACACCTTCCTAAAACTAGCTTAGGAAGATAAAGTACACGCGGTTGATGGTCCCCGTGGACACGCCTATAGCGGGTTGACAGCATCCGCTTGGACTCACACCCGTCCGTGTCGGTCCTACCTGCATGGTGGCCAGTTTCTGCTCCATCTGTCGGTTCTTCTCTCTCAGCTCGTCGTTCTGGTTCTCCAGCTCAGCCAGACGACTGCTCAGAGACGGAAGCACCTTGTACCTCTCGGACAGCTCGCCTTTAACGTCGTCCACCTGGGGTCGAGGAGCAAAGGACAGTCAGGAAATATGAAGTACCCTGGACCGTCTGCTTCGGTACGGTTGCTACGGTTACCTTGCTCTCTAACGCGGCGTTTCGATTTGCCATCATTCTCAGGTGCTCGGCTGCAAAGGTGGACTCGTGTTGCCTCATGTCCAGATTCAAACCCTGAGACAAGCAGACACAGAGTTCATATTTAAAGGACGTACAGATGTGATGAACAGAAGACAGAAAGGAGCGGAGGGCGGCGGTGAAGCGCTACCTTGAAGGAGCAGCCATGGCGTTGGAACTGACAGCTCACCTGAGCTTTGGGACAGTCGTGTTGATGACTGGACAGCTgggacacaaaaacaaatccattatTCTCGTCCCGACCAGACGCTGCCTTAAAGCTCCGACATGCGTTAAAGGCAGAGTCTTACAAGCTGGATCAGTACCTCACTCCGGggcagggaagaggaggagcagtggtTGGGACAGGACACCGGGAATGCTGGACACACCGTCTCCTTGTGTTTCTGAAACCAGACAGAAATGCTCCGTGTTGGTTTCAGCCAACGAGCGACCGAGACGAGACGACACTGAAGCCAAAGGCAGTCAGCGATCGTCACAAACGCGGCCCCAGACGTCTACAACCAACCTGAACGTCGGTCAGAGGCATCTTCGTCATGCAATACTCGCAGCTGGCCTCCCGGTGTTTACATTTCCAGCTCAGGTGGTCGGGAATCTCCTTCCTCATCATCCGCTCTTTACATTTACCCAACGGGCAGGGGACCTCGAAGAACGGACACACGTTCAGGtggtcctgcagagaggaggaaatgcTCAGCGGCACGGATAGAAtccagagcgcagacctcccccgagcagctcgcccccccccccccccctcctaacaGGATTTACACCACAAAGGCTCTTTAAAGGCCACACTGACATCAGAGAGCAAGATCAACATG
It includes:
- the traf3 gene encoding TNF receptor-associated factor 3; the encoded protein is QIFRDVCCHREIMALKVFCRSEAHGCQEQMSLQQIPDHLNVCPFFEVPCPLGKCKERMMRKEIPDHLSWKCKHREASCEYCMTKMPLTDVQKHKETVCPAFPVSCPNHCSSSSLPRSELSSHQHDCPKAQVSCQFQRHGCSFKGLNLDMRQHESTFAAEHLRMMANRNAALESKVDDVKGELSERYKVLPSLSSRLAELENQNDELREKNRQMEQKLATMQKLMSSHSEKLLEVELELRSLRALRDEVENVRGTLDNVRTRLNALEQGGRSSSGSTTHTLASLETQMNRHDDMLSVHDIRLADMDLRFQVLETASYNGTLIWKIRDYKRRKQEAVAAKTLSLYSQPFYTGYFGYKMCARVYLNGDGMGKGTHLSLFFVVMRGEYDALLPWPFKQKVTLMLMDQGPSRKHLGDAFKPDPNSSSFRRPAAEMNIASGCPLFVSQSVLETGSYIKDDTIFIKVTVDISDLPDP